One Oscillospiraceae bacterium genomic region harbors:
- the mraY gene encoding phospho-N-acetylmuramoyl-pentapeptide-transferase, producing MEPTVSAILAAGAVGGFAVTAITCWLLIPALHRLHFGQTIREEGPTWHNKKNGTPTMGGLGFIFGILLTIGVVYGLFHSSAPEVLGPQQMAAGMLVLFLAFGNGLIGFLDDFIKVIKHRNLGLTAWQKIVLQVAVTVGFMIGLHSLGLLSTSVMFPVAGMVDLGLAYYPIAFFGIIFLVNAVNLTDGLDGLCTGVTFVSMLGYLLAGSLLGFVHVSLLAATTAGACVGFLLWNFYPAKVFMGDTGSMFFGGMVTALAFVMDRPELVLFFGIVYIWDAMTVVIQRIYFKATHGKRIFKMTPIHHAFELRGWKEVKIDGFFALIAAIGVAMGIFYICIA from the coding sequence ATGGAGCCTACTGTCTCCGCAATTTTAGCCGCCGGTGCCGTTGGCGGCTTTGCCGTTACGGCTATCACCTGCTGGCTGTTGATCCCGGCTTTGCACCGCCTGCACTTTGGCCAGACCATCCGCGAGGAAGGCCCGACCTGGCACAACAAGAAAAACGGCACCCCCACCATGGGCGGCCTTGGGTTTATCTTTGGCATCTTGCTCACCATCGGCGTCGTGTACGGGCTGTTCCACAGCTCTGCGCCGGAGGTGCTGGGCCCCCAGCAGATGGCTGCCGGCATGCTGGTGCTGTTTCTGGCCTTCGGCAACGGCCTGATCGGCTTCCTCGATGACTTCATCAAGGTCATCAAGCACCGCAATCTGGGGCTTACTGCCTGGCAGAAGATCGTTTTGCAGGTCGCTGTCACCGTCGGGTTTATGATCGGCTTACACAGCCTGGGCCTGCTCTCCACCAGCGTCATGTTCCCGGTAGCGGGTATGGTCGATCTGGGGCTGGCTTACTATCCCATCGCATTCTTCGGCATTATCTTCCTGGTCAATGCTGTTAACCTGACCGACGGCCTGGACGGCCTGTGCACCGGCGTGACCTTTGTGTCCATGCTGGGCTACCTGCTGGCAGGCAGCCTGCTGGGCTTTGTACATGTTTCGCTGCTGGCGGCCACCACCGCCGGCGCCTGCGTGGGCTTTCTGCTGTGGAACTTCTACCCGGCCAAAGTCTTTATGGGCGATACCGGCAGCATGTTCTTTGGCGGCATGGTCACGGCGCTGGCTTTTGTGATGGACCGCCCGGAGCTGGTGCTCTTCTTCGGCATCGTTTATATCTGGGACGCTATGACTGTGGTCATCCAGCGCATCTACTTCAAGGCCACCCACGGCAAGCGCATCTTTAAAATGACCCCCATCCACCACGCCTTTGAGCTGCGCGGCTGGAAAGAGGTCAAGATCGACGGCTTCTTCGCCCTCATCGCCGCCATCGGCGTGGCGATGGGCATTTTCTACATCTGCATCGCATAA
- the murG gene encoding undecaprenyldiphospho-muramoylpentapeptide beta-N-acetylglucosaminyltransferase, whose translation MRVLIAAGGTAGHINPALAIAGALKAAEPTAEIHFAGRREGMEYGLVTKAGYPFHHIEINGFQRRLNAENIVRNVIALWHLALSGPRTQKILNEVKPDLVIGCGGYVSGPVVRAAAKRGIKTAIHEQNAFPGVTNKLLAKDVDVVLAASADAVEKLGAPEKTTVVGNPVRPEVLTADREAARRNLKAGDRTVILSFGGSLGADRINQVVADLCAWEKQQGANVLHLHATGSRGVELFDKLEKEKGFAPGENLVVTPYINNMPQLLAAADLVIARSGALTLAELEAVGRASILIPSPNVAENHQYYNALELQKAGAAVVIEEKNLTGEGLIETVQQLLAQPGKLAEMGANAKTLGNPHSLELITAKLLELVK comes from the coding sequence ATGCGTGTTCTGATTGCTGCCGGCGGTACAGCCGGTCATATCAACCCGGCGCTGGCCATTGCAGGTGCCCTGAAAGCCGCCGAGCCGACCGCCGAGATCCACTTTGCCGGTCGCCGCGAGGGCATGGAGTACGGCCTTGTCACGAAGGCCGGGTATCCCTTCCATCACATCGAGATCAACGGCTTTCAGCGCCGCCTGAACGCCGAGAACATCGTGCGCAACGTCATTGCCCTGTGGCATCTGGCGCTGTCCGGTCCCCGCACCCAGAAGATCCTGAACGAGGTCAAGCCTGACCTGGTCATCGGCTGCGGCGGTTACGTCAGCGGCCCCGTGGTGCGCGCCGCTGCCAAGCGTGGCATCAAGACTGCCATCCACGAGCAGAACGCCTTCCCCGGTGTGACCAACAAGCTGCTGGCCAAGGATGTGGATGTGGTACTGGCCGCCAGCGCTGATGCGGTGGAGAAGCTGGGAGCCCCCGAAAAGACCACCGTGGTAGGCAACCCTGTCCGCCCCGAAGTGCTTACCGCCGACCGCGAAGCCGCCCGCCGCAACCTGAAGGCTGGCGACCGCACCGTTATCCTGAGCTTTGGCGGCAGCCTGGGCGCTGACCGCATCAACCAGGTGGTAGCGGACCTCTGCGCCTGGGAAAAGCAGCAGGGGGCGAACGTGCTGCACCTGCATGCCACCGGCAGCCGCGGCGTAGAGCTGTTCGATAAGCTGGAAAAAGAAAAAGGCTTTGCCCCCGGTGAGAACCTGGTTGTCACGCCCTACATCAACAATATGCCCCAGCTGTTGGCCGCCGCAGATTTGGTCATTGCCCGCTCCGGTGCGCTGACGCTGGCCGAACTGGAGGCCGTGGGCCGCGCGTCCATCCTGATCCCCAGCCCCAACGTGGCCGAGAACCACCAGTATTACAATGCCCTGGAACTGCAAAAGGCCGGTGCCGCCGTCGTCATCGAGGAAAAGAACCTGACCGGCGAGGGGTTGATCGAAACCGTGCAGCAGCTGCTGGCCCAGCCCGGCAAGCTGGCCGAGATGGGCGCCAACGCCAAGACCCTGGGCAACCCGCACAGTTTGGAGCTTATCACCGCCAAGCTGCTGGAACTTGTCAAATAA
- a CDS encoding FtsW/RodA/SpoVE family cell cycle protein has protein sequence MVTHLYGILGVILDRTFGNIIRMLRVIRLPKEERGHLSWTFVGTLAVILAYGLIMMFSASYSSGYTNHGGNIYYFIKPQAIVAAVGFVVMLGVSLINYRALRYMFWTFYVITLALLVLALFMPSDNNGCYRWVYLPGGMSLQPSELAKFAVILGTADILDHHQREIKSLFQCVFKPACLLIPILVLLKLEPHNSAMLLMAMIFATMLVCAGAGGVKLWAVAVPAGVAVLAYFIKSLASGDGYASERLGGVWGLTPTDTAGMLWQTRQSIYAISTGGLFGVGIGNSVQKHQWLPYAENDFIFAVVCEELGFIGAIALIVLFGALIVQGIAIALNAPDFFGSLLGIGIMAQVAWQVFCHIGVATALLPNTGISLPFFSYGGTSLLILLGEMGIMLSISRAGNGRREARRQREQEEMENRLRQKSTYRRRRV, from the coding sequence TTGGTTACGCATCTGTATGGCATTTTGGGTGTGATCCTTGACCGCACCTTTGGTAATATCATCCGCATGCTGCGGGTCATCCGCCTGCCCAAAGAGGAACGGGGCCATCTGTCCTGGACCTTTGTGGGCACGCTGGCTGTCATATTGGCCTACGGGCTGATCATGATGTTCTCGGCCAGCTATTCCAGCGGCTACACCAACCATGGCGGCAACATCTACTACTTCATCAAGCCCCAGGCCATCGTGGCCGCGGTGGGCTTTGTCGTCATGCTGGGCGTGTCGCTTATCAACTACCGTGCGCTGCGGTATATGTTCTGGACATTTTACGTCATCACGCTGGCGCTGCTGGTGCTGGCGCTGTTCATGCCCAGTGACAATAACGGCTGCTACCGCTGGGTCTACCTGCCGGGCGGCATGTCCCTGCAGCCCTCGGAGCTGGCCAAGTTTGCCGTCATTTTGGGTACGGCGGATATTTTGGACCATCACCAGCGGGAGATCAAAAGCCTGTTCCAGTGTGTTTTCAAGCCCGCCTGCCTGCTGATTCCCATTCTGGTTTTGCTGAAGCTGGAACCCCACAACTCGGCCATGCTGCTGATGGCCATGATCTTTGCCACCATGCTGGTGTGCGCCGGGGCAGGCGGCGTAAAGCTGTGGGCTGTTGCTGTCCCGGCCGGTGTGGCTGTCCTGGCGTATTTTATCAAGTCTCTGGCCTCCGGCGACGGTTATGCGTCAGAGCGTCTGGGCGGCGTCTGGGGCCTGACCCCCACCGATACCGCCGGTATGCTGTGGCAGACCCGCCAAAGCATCTACGCCATCTCCACCGGCGGTCTGTTCGGCGTGGGCATCGGCAACAGCGTGCAAAAGCACCAGTGGCTGCCCTACGCCGAGAACGACTTTATCTTCGCCGTCGTGTGCGAGGAACTGGGCTTTATCGGCGCCATCGCATTGATCGTGCTGTTCGGTGCCCTCATTGTGCAGGGCATTGCCATCGCCCTCAACGCACCGGATTTCTTCGGCTCGTTGCTGGGCATCGGCATCATGGCGCAGGTCGCCTGGCAGGTGTTCTGCCATATCGGCGTGGCCACAGCGCTGCTGCCCAACACCGGCATCAGTTTGCCGTTCTTCTCCTACGGCGGCACCAGCTTGCTGATTTTGCTGGGTGAGATGGGCATCATGCTAAGCATATCCCGCGCCGGAAACGGCCGCCGTGAGGCCCGCCGCCAGCGGGAACAGGAGGAAATGGAAAACCGCCTGCGCCAGAAAAGCACCTACCGCCGCCGCAGAGTTTGA
- a CDS encoding RNA polymerase sigma factor — protein sequence MPYPELEELYNTYRTDLYRYLCHLTHDPAEAEDLLSETFLRALRRLHTYRGDCAVKTWLFGIAHNVWLESLRKRRPTVSADDLLETYLTDDTLPDHTDTRLQWQRVQALLQQKDDRARRVVQLRAQGYSYAEIAARLGISESSARVIEHRTRTWLKQQLAKEGYDL from the coding sequence ATGCCGTACCCAGAACTGGAAGAACTGTATAACACCTACCGCACCGACCTGTACCGCTACCTCTGCCACCTGACCCACGACCCCGCCGAAGCTGAGGACCTGTTGAGCGAGACCTTTCTGCGGGCGCTGCGACGGCTACACACCTACCGCGGAGATTGTGCAGTCAAGACCTGGCTGTTCGGCATTGCCCACAACGTCTGGCTGGAAAGCCTGCGCAAGCGCCGCCCTACCGTCAGCGCCGACGACCTGTTAGAGACCTACCTGACCGACGACACCCTGCCGGACCACACCGATACCCGCCTGCAATGGCAGCGGGTACAGGCACTATTACAGCAAAAAGATGACCGTGCCCGCCGCGTGGTGCAGCTGCGGGCACAAGGCTACAGCTACGCCGAGATCGCCGCGCGGCTGGGCATCAGCGAAAGTTCGGCTCGCGTCATCGAGCACCGCACTCGCACCTGGCTAAAACAACAACTTGCAAAGGAGGGCTACGACCTGTGA
- the purB gene encoding adenylosuccinate lyase translates to MAQHDRYISPFSTRYASDEMQYIFSDDNKFRTWRKLWIALAKAEQKQGLAITDEQIAELEAHKDDVNYEDAIAREKLVRHDVMSHVYAYGLQCPKAKGIIHLGATSCYVGDNTDVIIMREALQLVRKKIIGVLANLAKFADEYKDMPCLAYTHCQPAQLTTVGKRATLWMNELYMDLEEIDHQIGQLALRGVKGTTGTQASFMELFGGDSAKIKAVEADVCAQMGFTKVVPVCGQTYSRKVDYNVLSAVAGLGQSAMKMATDIRLLANFKEMEEPFEKNQIGSSAMPYKRNPMRCERICALSRYLMVDVLNPAMTAGTQWFERTLDDSANKRIAMAEGFLAADAILNILLNVSDGLVVYPKVVRARVMAELPFMASENIMMKAVKKGGDRQELHERLREHAVAAAAVVKQEGKPNDMIARVEADPAFGLSREEIEAELSPEAFTGRSAEQVTEFLRDVIQPVLDANKEDLGQHVELNV, encoded by the coding sequence ATGGCACAACATGACCGTTATATTTCCCCGTTCTCGACCCGCTATGCCTCCGACGAAATGCAGTATATCTTCTCGGACGACAACAAGTTCCGCACCTGGCGCAAGCTGTGGATCGCGCTGGCCAAGGCCGAGCAGAAGCAGGGCCTTGCCATCACCGATGAGCAGATTGCCGAGCTGGAAGCCCACAAGGACGATGTGAACTACGAGGATGCCATCGCCCGCGAAAAGCTGGTGCGCCATGACGTCATGAGCCACGTCTACGCCTACGGTTTGCAGTGCCCCAAGGCCAAGGGTATCATCCATCTGGGTGCTACCAGCTGCTATGTGGGCGATAATACCGACGTCATCATCATGCGCGAGGCTTTGCAGCTGGTGCGCAAGAAGATCATCGGCGTGCTGGCGAACCTGGCCAAATTTGCCGACGAGTACAAGGATATGCCCTGCCTCGCCTACACCCACTGCCAGCCCGCCCAGCTGACCACCGTCGGCAAGCGCGCCACCCTGTGGATGAACGAGCTGTACATGGATTTGGAGGAGATCGACCACCAGATCGGCCAGCTGGCGCTGCGCGGCGTCAAGGGTACCACCGGCACCCAGGCCAGCTTTATGGAGCTGTTCGGCGGCGATTCCGCCAAGATCAAGGCCGTCGAGGCTGACGTCTGCGCCCAGATGGGCTTTACCAAGGTCGTGCCTGTCTGCGGCCAGACCTACAGCCGCAAGGTGGACTACAATGTGCTGTCCGCCGTGGCAGGCCTGGGCCAGAGCGCCATGAAGATGGCCACCGACATCCGCCTGCTGGCCAACTTTAAAGAGATGGAAGAGCCGTTTGAGAAGAACCAGATCGGTTCCTCGGCCATGCCCTACAAGCGCAACCCCATGCGGTGTGAGCGCATCTGTGCCCTGAGCCGCTACCTGATGGTGGACGTGCTGAACCCCGCCATGACCGCCGGCACCCAGTGGTTTGAGCGTACGCTGGACGACTCTGCCAACAAGCGCATTGCGATGGCCGAGGGCTTCCTGGCCGCTGACGCTATCCTGAACATCCTGCTGAATGTTTCGGACGGTCTGGTGGTTTACCCCAAGGTCGTGCGTGCCCGGGTGATGGCTGAGCTGCCGTTTATGGCCAGTGAGAACATCATGATGAAGGCCGTCAAGAAGGGCGGCGACCGTCAGGAGCTGCACGAGCGCCTGCGTGAGCATGCCGTGGCCGCAGCCGCTGTGGTCAAGCAGGAGGGCAAGCCCAATGACATGATTGCCCGCGTGGAGGCTGACCCCGCCTTCGGCCTGAGCCGCGAGGAGATCGAGGCCGAGCTGAGCCCCGAGGCCTTCACCGGCCGCAGCGCCGAGCAGGTCACCGAGTTCCTGCGTGACGTCATCCAGCCCGTGCTGGACGCCAACAAAGAGGACCTGGGCCAGCATGTGGAGCTGAACGTCTGA
- a CDS encoding UDP-N-acetylmuramoyl-tripeptide--D-alanyl-D-alanine ligase gives MQTIPANELLAGLTLAEPADIHAVVTDSRKVEPGCVFVCFPGERVDGHTFAAGAYRNGAAYIIANHPVDGVPEDRTVIVPDSARAMIRMASNYRMLFSPKMIGVTGSVGKTTTKEFCYAVLSAFGKTLKTEGNQNNDIGVPNTLFRLDNDTRYAVVEMGMDHLGEIERLTRCARPSAGIITMIGVSHLENLGTRENILKAKMEICAGLPDGAPLALNADNDLLPTASVPARLRPVWFGIESETADVRAADIHTGTEGTTFTLVDKAYGSFAVSIPTAGLHTVYDALAAYAAATRLGLDPARCAAALSRYQATGMRQHIVEKGGITFIEDCYNASPDSMKAALSVLKALPNARKIALLGDMLELGDASESGHRATGEWAADAGVSLLIAYGPNSAAMVEAAKNRGIATVHCQTAAEVLQYLQQSVRPGDAVLAKASHAMKLDEILADFYAALPQA, from the coding sequence ATGCAAACCATTCCTGCCAACGAACTGCTGGCTGGCCTGACTTTGGCCGAGCCGGCGGACATCCACGCTGTTGTTACCGACAGCCGCAAGGTCGAGCCCGGCTGCGTGTTCGTCTGCTTCCCCGGTGAGCGCGTCGACGGCCATACCTTCGCCGCCGGTGCTTACCGGAACGGCGCCGCCTATATCATCGCCAACCACCCCGTGGACGGCGTGCCCGAGGACCGCACTGTCATCGTGCCGGACAGCGCCCGCGCCATGATCCGCATGGCCTCCAACTACCGCATGCTGTTCAGCCCCAAGATGATCGGCGTTACCGGCAGTGTGGGCAAGACCACCACCAAAGAGTTCTGTTACGCCGTCCTCTCCGCCTTTGGCAAAACCCTCAAGACCGAGGGAAACCAGAACAACGACATCGGTGTGCCCAACACCCTGTTCCGCCTGGATAACGACACCCGGTACGCCGTGGTGGAGATGGGCATGGACCACCTGGGTGAGATCGAGCGGCTGACCCGCTGCGCCCGCCCCTCCGCCGGCATCATCACGATGATCGGCGTGTCCCACCTGGAAAATCTCGGCACCCGCGAGAATATACTGAAAGCAAAAATGGAGATCTGCGCAGGCCTGCCTGACGGCGCGCCCCTGGCCCTGAACGCCGACAACGACCTGCTGCCCACCGCCAGCGTACCGGCCCGCCTGCGCCCTGTATGGTTCGGCATCGAGAGCGAGACCGCCGATGTACGCGCCGCGGATATCCACACCGGCACCGAAGGCACGACCTTTACGCTGGTGGATAAGGCCTACGGCAGCTTTGCCGTGTCCATCCCCACCGCGGGCCTGCATACCGTGTACGACGCCTTGGCCGCCTACGCCGCCGCCACCCGCCTGGGGCTGGACCCCGCCCGGTGCGCCGCCGCGCTTTCCCGCTACCAGGCCACCGGCATGCGCCAGCATATCGTGGAGAAGGGCGGCATCACCTTTATCGAGGATTGCTACAACGCCAGCCCGGACAGCATGAAAGCTGCCCTCTCGGTGCTGAAAGCCCTGCCCAACGCGCGCAAGATCGCCCTGCTGGGCGACATGCTGGAACTGGGCGACGCCAGCGAGAGCGGCCACCGCGCAACAGGGGAGTGGGCCGCCGATGCGGGCGTGTCCCTGCTGATCGCCTACGGCCCCAACAGCGCCGCCATGGTCGAAGCCGCTAAAAACCGTGGTATTGCAACTGTGCATTGCCAAACGGCCGCAGAAGTGTTACAATACTTGCAGCAGTCTGTCCGCCCCGGCGATGCAGTGCTGGCCAAAGCCAGCCATGCCATGAAACTGGATGAGATCCTGGCGGACTTTTACGCTGCTTTGCCGCAGGCGTAA
- a CDS encoding zf-HC2 domain-containing protein, with amino-acid sequence MKEAAEIKKIPCAVCRDLMPLVQDGVASPESEALVKAHLAACPACRALRQRADAPAVPELPAPDDGKILQKLRRRYSTHLLLLAFVGIAAGVALGYTGSANWVILFLPCVWTVLTCRDTGMGKPLLLFTLGLAVLDAIIKQTAYLKSFSLSNFLWNLASGCILYAVLGGIGWLIGWLLHYAKESTHENKE; translated from the coding sequence GTGAAAGAAGCCGCCGAAATCAAAAAAATCCCCTGCGCGGTCTGCCGCGACCTGATGCCTCTGGTGCAGGACGGCGTAGCCAGCCCGGAAAGTGAAGCGCTGGTAAAAGCCCACCTGGCCGCCTGCCCGGCCTGCCGCGCTTTGCGGCAGAGGGCAGACGCCCCCGCCGTGCCGGAACTGCCCGCCCCGGATGACGGTAAGATCCTGCAAAAACTGCGCCGCCGATACAGCACCCATTTGCTGCTGCTGGCCTTTGTGGGCATTGCGGCGGGCGTGGCCCTGGGGTATACAGGCAGCGCCAACTGGGTCATCCTGTTCCTGCCGTGTGTCTGGACTGTTCTGACCTGCCGGGATACCGGCATGGGCAAGCCGCTGCTGCTGTTTACGCTGGGGCTGGCCGTGCTGGATGCTATCATAAAGCAGACGGCTTATTTGAAATCATTCTCGCTTAGCAATTTCTTATGGAATCTGGCGTCCGGCTGTATCTTGTACGCTGTTTTGGGCGGCATAGGCTGGCTGATCGGCTGGTTGCTGCACTATGCAAAGGAGAGTACCCATGAAAACAAAGAATAA
- a CDS encoding FtsQ-type POTRA domain-containing protein — translation MDYNQRSRGQKSGAGHPARAPRRSVSSRMGLEKRGVPAQQPPRGNAPRPNQQRGPNQPPRSGQPPRQNRPGQNQSNNGRRPRPQQQINPQKSGYTPGSPRRQRRVTQAEILRRTRRRRFLGMLAVLAVLAIGAFVSVNLLFKVAIFRVENFDHSTPADTGIYTEDEIVSALNIEKNSNLFAFSTAEKTKELQAQFPYLDKVEVTVQMPATVVVRLTPATERFTCMYSGGWMVLSDALRILRLEVSQPEGLILLNAKLPDNFSPAIGQQVIPETYNSLLARTESSAESDSTDATPESAQPTVTDIVTQLWQLLQDDGLLDGLTALDISDTSQLSFTYQGRVDVLLGNSSSLDYKLRLAAKILTDPDKGLSGSDRGTLDVSDQLEDGEIRGYFQPYEQPTPTPEPAPEPDPESENAENAEEPPTE, via the coding sequence ATGGATTATAACCAGCGCAGCCGCGGGCAAAAGTCCGGGGCCGGTCATCCTGCCCGTGCGCCCCGCCGCAGCGTAAGCAGCCGCATGGGGCTGGAAAAACGCGGCGTACCTGCCCAGCAGCCCCCGCGCGGCAATGCCCCGCGTCCCAATCAGCAGCGCGGCCCCAATCAACCGCCCCGCAGCGGCCAGCCCCCGCGGCAAAACCGCCCCGGCCAAAATCAGTCCAACAATGGCCGCCGCCCCCGCCCGCAGCAGCAGATCAACCCGCAAAAAAGCGGCTACACGCCCGGCTCGCCCCGCCGCCAGCGCCGCGTGACCCAGGCGGAGATTTTACGCCGCACGCGCCGCCGCCGCTTTCTGGGGATGCTGGCCGTGCTGGCCGTGCTGGCCATCGGCGCGTTCGTGTCGGTCAACCTGCTGTTCAAGGTGGCCATCTTCCGGGTCGAGAACTTCGACCACAGCACCCCCGCCGACACCGGCATTTATACCGAGGATGAGATCGTCTCGGCGCTGAATATCGAGAAAAACTCCAACCTTTTCGCCTTCTCCACTGCCGAAAAGACCAAGGAATTACAGGCACAGTTCCCGTATCTGGACAAGGTGGAAGTGACCGTCCAGATGCCCGCCACCGTGGTGGTGCGCCTGACCCCCGCTACCGAGCGATTCACCTGCATGTACTCCGGCGGGTGGATGGTCCTCAGCGATGCGCTGCGCATCCTGCGGTTGGAGGTCTCCCAGCCCGAGGGCCTGATCCTGCTCAACGCCAAACTGCCGGACAATTTCAGCCCTGCCATCGGTCAGCAGGTCATCCCGGAAACCTATAACTCGCTGCTGGCCCGCACCGAATCGTCAGCCGAGTCGGACAGCACCGACGCCACACCGGAATCCGCCCAGCCCACGGTAACCGATATTGTCACCCAGCTGTGGCAGCTTTTGCAGGACGACGGCCTGCTGGACGGCCTGACCGCGCTGGACATCAGCGATACCAGCCAGCTCTCCTTCACCTACCAGGGACGCGTGGACGTGCTGCTGGGCAACAGCAGCAGCCTGGATTACAAGCTGCGCCTGGCCGCCAAGATCCTGACCGACCCCGACAAGGGGCTTTCCGGCAGCGACCGCGGCACCCTGGACGTGAGCGACCAGCTGGAGGACGGCGAGATCCGCGGCTACTTCCAGCCCTATGAGCAGCCCACTCCCACGCCGGAACCTGCCCCGGAGCCTGACCCGGAATCAGAAAACGCGGAAAACGCCGAGGAACCCCCAACCGAATAA